In Candidatus Poribacteria bacterium, the following proteins share a genomic window:
- a CDS encoding ABC transporter permease, giving the protein MSDQIAWGGVLLAVLAGALRSGTPIAFAAIGETLAERSGVINLGVEGMMLMGAMVGVVVQVKTQNPVLSVLAAGLAAAALATVHAFITIYLNGNQLVSGIGLSIVGTGLSGFLGRPYVGVRFSGIDVWDIPLLNDLPIFGKVFFQQDPLVYLTIFAAAAVWFLLFRTRLGLHIRAVGEDPYAAYAQGVPVRRSRILAIILGGFLSGIGGAHLSLAYTQLWAERMTAGQGLIAVGLVIVAGWHPVRVLLATYLFGVLIVLHPNLQASGITVSPYILAALPYLFAVLALTLATFVYVRKGQGLPEALAKEFNMGKE; this is encoded by the coding sequence ATGAGCGATCAGATTGCATGGGGCGGCGTACTTTTAGCAGTCCTTGCCGGCGCACTTCGCAGTGGAACCCCAATCGCTTTTGCAGCAATCGGAGAGACGTTAGCAGAACGATCAGGCGTGATCAATCTCGGTGTTGAGGGGATGATGCTCATGGGAGCAATGGTCGGTGTGGTGGTACAGGTGAAAACCCAAAACCCTGTACTTTCTGTGCTTGCTGCTGGACTCGCCGCTGCTGCCCTTGCAACCGTTCATGCTTTCATAACCATCTATCTCAATGGAAATCAACTCGTCAGTGGGATTGGGCTGTCCATTGTGGGGACAGGACTCTCCGGCTTCCTCGGTAGACCCTATGTCGGTGTCCGTTTCTCTGGCATAGATGTCTGGGATATCCCGCTCCTGAATGACTTACCGATTTTTGGAAAGGTGTTCTTTCAACAAGATCCCCTCGTATATCTGACGATATTCGCTGCCGCGGCGGTATGGTTCTTACTCTTTCGGACGCGACTGGGACTGCATATCCGAGCAGTTGGTGAAGACCCGTATGCCGCCTATGCTCAGGGCGTTCCTGTTCGACGCAGCCGAATACTCGCGATTATACTCGGTGGTTTTCTATCAGGAATCGGCGGCGCGCACCTCTCCTTAGCCTATACCCAGTTATGGGCAGAACGGATGACCGCAGGGCAAGGGTTAATAGCGGTCGGTTTGGTTATTGTCGCTGGATGGCACCCTGTGCGAGTCCTATTGGCGACATATCTCTTTGGCGTTTTGATTGTGTTGCATCCGAATCTACAGGCTTCAGGGATCACGGTTTCGCCCTACATCCTAGCAGCTTTACCGTATCTTTTCGCTGTGCTGGCTCTCACTCTTGCAACATTTGTTTATGTCAGAAAAGGACAAGGATTACCCGAAGCCCTCGCTAAAGAATTTAACATGGGTAAAGAGTAA
- a CDS encoding ABC transporter permease, which yields MQPSERINRWNRQRIFALASLLAAPLLMAILLLSVGKNPVSIFWAVIVGGFGSSLGLTEAITRMTPIFLCALAVAIPAKAGLYNIGGEGQLHCGAIAATAFVLYVPWLPHFMMIPCIILVAMVGGALWGMIPGFLRARFQVNEILVTLMLNYVAIFVVDHLVHGPWRDPNAFGWPYSAAFPEWAVLPTWGKSNIHLGILLGLGAVGLVYFTLRTTTWGFSLRLIEANPRTAGYVKVNAAKYIVILMAVGGGIAAIAGLGEVSVIQNRLRPGISPGYGYTGFLVAWLARNNPIVIIPVAFLVGGLYSGADVLQLTAGLPASTVDIFLGLAFLTFLAGESIWRSKATVIEEAK from the coding sequence ATGCAACCGAGTGAGCGGATAAATCGTTGGAATAGACAGCGTATCTTTGCCTTGGCTTCATTGTTAGCGGCTCCGTTGCTGATGGCGATTCTACTGCTATCAGTCGGCAAGAATCCTGTCTCCATCTTCTGGGCAGTCATCGTAGGCGGTTTCGGTAGTTCCCTGGGCCTTACAGAAGCGATCACACGGATGACCCCTATTTTCTTGTGTGCTTTGGCAGTCGCTATTCCAGCGAAAGCAGGGCTTTACAACATTGGCGGTGAAGGTCAACTTCATTGTGGTGCCATCGCTGCGACTGCATTCGTCCTTTATGTCCCGTGGTTGCCGCATTTCATGATGATTCCCTGCATAATACTCGTTGCGATGGTTGGAGGGGCGTTGTGGGGGATGATTCCGGGATTCCTGCGTGCCCGCTTTCAGGTCAATGAAATCCTTGTCACTTTGATGCTCAACTATGTCGCAATCTTTGTTGTTGATCACCTTGTTCACGGTCCCTGGAGGGACCCCAATGCTTTTGGCTGGCCGTATTCGGCAGCTTTCCCAGAATGGGCAGTTCTGCCAACTTGGGGCAAATCCAATATCCATCTGGGGATTTTGCTCGGTCTTGGAGCAGTCGGGCTGGTTTACTTCACTTTGCGCACCACGACATGGGGATTCTCTCTTCGTTTGATTGAAGCAAATCCAAGAACCGCGGGCTATGTTAAGGTTAACGCCGCGAAATATATCGTCATCCTTATGGCGGTTGGTGGTGGAATCGCAGCGATCGCAGGCCTCGGTGAGGTGTCTGTAATCCAAAACCGTTTGCGACCCGGAATCTCACCCGGTTACGGCTATACGGGATTCTTGGTTGCGTGGCTGGCGCGAAATAACCCAATAGTGATTATACCGGTAGCTTTTCTTGTGGGAGGACTTTATTCGGGTGCGGATGTCTTACAACTCACTGCAGGGCTTCCAGCGTCAACCGTGGATATTTTTCTGGGCTTGGCTTTTTTGACCTTTCTGGCTGGAGAGTCGATCTGGCGGAGTAAAGCAACCGTCATTGAGGAGGCAAAATGA
- a CDS encoding ABC transporter ATP-binding protein has product IDHVKAIADRVTVLRRGEVVATRETKELNETDLAELMVGRPFEIGAPDRPKKNDVSKNKCALEVRNLTVAPIACPAGLTEASFKVRSGEILGVAGISSNGQDELVAALTGTTQFDGDIHLPQTQDHRIGFIPG; this is encoded by the coding sequence AAATTGACCATGTAAAGGCAATCGCTGACAGAGTCACCGTTCTGCGGCGTGGCGAAGTTGTTGCAACGCGGGAAACTAAAGAACTAAACGAAACAGATTTGGCTGAGCTTATGGTCGGTCGTCCGTTTGAAATAGGTGCACCGGATCGTCCAAAGAAGAATGATGTGTCCAAGAACAAGTGCGCCTTAGAGGTTCGGAATCTTACCGTTGCTCCCATAGCCTGTCCAGCCGGTTTGACTGAGGCCTCCTTCAAAGTTCGATCTGGAGAGATTCTCGGTGTTGCCGGAATCAGCAGCAACGGACAAGACGAACTGGTTGCTGCCTTAACAGGAACAACTCAATTTGATGGGGATATCCACCTCCCACAGACCCAAGACCATCGAATTGGATTTATACCAGGGG
- a CDS encoding ATP-binding cassette domain-containing protein, with translation MNHIKPQTIIKEIQPKFDTMESKNKELPLAEETTMSFDEVSVRLQNITKRFPGGVVANQDVTCEAKRGEIHAILGENGAGKTTLMKILAGFYTPNTGRIEIDNQEVVFHSPKDAKLAGIGMVHQHFSLVPALTVGENLALGSSNTPWVLKSKQWNQHLMDSAEHLGFDIRPNVNVSQLSMGERQRVEIFRLLLEGAKVLVLD, from the coding sequence ATGAATCATATTAAACCTCAAACAATTATTAAAGAGATACAACCTAAATTCGACACAATGGAGTCTAAGAATAAGGAATTGCCACTTGCAGAGGAAACAACTATGTCTTTTGATGAAGTGAGCGTTCGCCTTCAAAATATAACCAAGCGATTCCCAGGTGGAGTCGTAGCCAATCAAGATGTCACTTGTGAGGCAAAGCGGGGGGAGATCCACGCCATCCTTGGTGAGAATGGCGCGGGGAAGACCACGTTGATGAAAATACTTGCTGGTTTCTACACGCCAAATACCGGACGGATTGAAATTGATAACCAAGAAGTGGTATTTCATAGTCCTAAAGATGCCAAATTAGCTGGCATTGGTATGGTACATCAACACTTTTCACTGGTTCCAGCGTTGACTGTTGGCGAAAATCTTGCGTTAGGTTCCTCCAATACACCTTGGGTTTTGAAGTCAAAACAGTGGAACCAGCACCTTATGGATTCAGCAGAGCATTTAGGTTTTGATATCCGTCCGAATGTGAACGTTTCGCAACTCTCTATGGGGGAACGGCAGCGCGTTGAGATTTTCCGGTTGCTATTAGAAGGTGCAAAGGTCCTAGTCTTAGATG
- a CDS encoding cupin domain-containing protein, whose translation MEITLTNSNDAGALEFPWGAIKWLCNDQIDPEAEMTFGVVYINAGEGNPTHYHPNCEELIYVLSGECDHKLGDEVIPLRPGMMLRIPRNVRHNAVNTGWQPVTMIICYSDADRQTVFEE comes from the coding sequence ATGGAGATAACTTTAACCAACAGCAATGATGCCGGTGCGCTTGAATTCCCGTGGGGAGCGATTAAGTGGCTCTGTAACGATCAGATTGATCCAGAAGCTGAGATGACTTTTGGTGTTGTCTATATTAACGCCGGTGAAGGCAATCCTACCCATTATCATCCGAACTGTGAAGAACTTATCTATGTCCTCTCTGGTGAATGTGACCACAAATTGGGCGATGAAGTCATCCCACTCAGGCCTGGCATGATGTTACGTATTCCGCGCAATGTCAGGCACAACGCTGTCAATACCGGTTGGCAGCCCGTAACAATGATTATCTGTTATTCAGATGCCGACCGCCAAACCGTCTTTGAAGAGTGA